Proteins encoded together in one Nocardioides marinisabuli window:
- a CDS encoding aminotransferase: MTSRTPLRSLSPDELASFRAAQQEAYAALRARGLTLDLTRGKPASDQLDLSDRLLDLPTGTTDRNGADVRNYGGLEGLTELREIFAELLEVETAQLICGGNSSLTMMHQALTYLLLWGGPGSERAWKDEPVVKFVCPVPGYDRHFSMLADFGIEMLSVPMNADGPDVDAVAALVADDPAVKGMWVVPTYANPTGSVVSPEVAQALMSMPTAAPDFRVFWDNAYALHHLTDDEAHSADALGLAAAAGNPDRPVMFASTSKITWAGAGVAVMATSEANKAWFLQHLSMASIGPDKVNHLRHVELFGDADGVREHMRRHRALIAPKFAAVDAALTEGLEGLEIAEWTRPTGGYFVNLDVLDGTATRVVQLAKEAGIALTPAGASYPHGQDPRDRNIRLAPTFPPLDQVETAMAGVATCVALAAAEALTG; this comes from the coding sequence ATGACCTCGCGCACGCCGCTCCGCTCCCTGTCCCCCGACGAGCTCGCGTCCTTCCGCGCCGCGCAGCAGGAGGCCTACGCCGCGCTCCGCGCGCGCGGGCTCACGCTCGACCTGACCCGGGGCAAGCCCGCCAGCGACCAGCTCGACCTGTCCGACCGGCTCCTGGACCTGCCCACCGGCACGACCGACCGCAACGGCGCCGACGTGCGCAACTACGGCGGCCTCGAGGGGCTCACCGAGCTGCGCGAGATCTTCGCCGAGCTGCTCGAGGTCGAGACCGCCCAGCTGATCTGCGGCGGCAACTCGAGCCTGACGATGATGCACCAGGCGCTGACCTACCTGCTGCTGTGGGGCGGCCCGGGCTCGGAGCGGGCCTGGAAGGACGAGCCGGTCGTGAAGTTCGTCTGCCCGGTCCCCGGCTACGACCGCCACTTCTCCATGCTCGCCGACTTCGGCATCGAGATGCTCAGCGTGCCGATGAACGCCGACGGGCCCGACGTCGACGCCGTCGCCGCCCTGGTCGCCGACGACCCGGCCGTCAAGGGCATGTGGGTGGTGCCGACGTACGCCAACCCGACCGGCTCGGTGGTCTCCCCCGAGGTCGCGCAGGCGCTGATGTCGATGCCGACCGCCGCGCCCGACTTCCGGGTCTTCTGGGACAACGCCTACGCGCTGCACCACCTCACCGACGACGAGGCGCACAGCGCCGACGCGCTCGGCCTGGCCGCGGCCGCCGGCAACCCCGACCGCCCCGTCATGTTCGCCTCGACCTCCAAGATCACCTGGGCCGGCGCCGGCGTCGCGGTCATGGCGACCTCGGAGGCCAACAAGGCCTGGTTCCTCCAGCACCTGTCGATGGCCTCGATCGGCCCCGACAAGGTCAACCACCTGCGCCACGTCGAGCTCTTCGGCGACGCCGACGGCGTGCGCGAGCACATGCGCCGCCACCGGGCCCTGATCGCCCCCAAGTTCGCCGCCGTCGACGCGGCCCTGACCGAGGGCCTGGAGGGCCTCGAGATCGCCGAGTGGACCCGCCCGACCGGCGGCTACTTCGTGAACCTCGACGTGCTCGACGGCACCGCGACCCGGGTCGTGCAGCTGGCCAAGGAGGCCGGCATCGCGCTGACCCCGGCCGGGGCGTCGTACCCGCACGGCCAGGACCCGCGCGACCGCAACATCCGCCTGGCCCCGACCTTCCCGCCGCTCGACCAGGTCGAGACCGCCATGGCCGGCGTGGCCACCTGCGTGGCCCTGGCCGCCGCGGAGGCCCTCACCGGCTGA
- the rplA gene encoding 50S ribosomal protein L1, with amino-acid sequence MQRSKTYRAAAEQFDQDELHAPLAAIKIAKTTSKKKFDETVDVVMRLGVDPRKADQMVRGTVNLPHGTGKTARVLVFANGDKAEAAREAGADEVGGDELIEKVNGGYLNFDAVVATPDMMGKVGRLGRVLGPRGLMPNPKTGTVTPDVAKAVSDIKGGKIEFRVDRHANLHFIIGKASFSEMQLAENYAAALEEVLRLKPASSKGRYIKRVTVSTTMGPGVQVDPNRIKNVASEDEAQA; translated from the coding sequence ATGCAGCGCAGCAAGACCTACCGCGCGGCCGCGGAGCAGTTCGACCAGGACGAGCTCCACGCCCCGCTGGCCGCGATCAAGATCGCCAAGACCACCAGCAAGAAGAAGTTCGACGAGACCGTCGACGTCGTCATGCGCCTCGGGGTCGACCCCCGCAAGGCCGACCAGATGGTGCGCGGCACCGTCAACCTGCCCCACGGCACCGGCAAGACCGCCCGCGTCCTGGTGTTCGCGAACGGCGACAAGGCCGAGGCCGCCCGTGAGGCCGGCGCCGACGAGGTCGGTGGCGACGAGCTGATCGAGAAGGTCAACGGCGGCTACCTCAACTTCGACGCCGTCGTGGCCACCCCCGACATGATGGGCAAGGTCGGTCGCCTCGGCCGCGTCCTGGGCCCCCGCGGCCTGATGCCGAACCCGAAGACCGGCACCGTGACGCCGGACGTGGCCAAGGCCGTGTCCGACATCAAGGGCGGCAAGATCGAGTTCCGCGTCGACCGCCACGCCAACCTGCACTTCATCATCGGCAAGGCGTCCTTCAGCGAGATGCAGCTGGCCGAGAACTACGCCGCCGCCCTCGAGGAGGTGCTGCGCCTCAAGCCGGCCAGCTCCAAGGGCCGCTACATCAAGCGCGTCACCGTCTCCACCACGATGGGCCCGGGCGTGCAGGTCGACCCGAACCGCATCAAGAACGTCGCGTCCGAGGACGAGGCCCAGGCCTGA
- the rplK gene encoding 50S ribosomal protein L11, whose product MPPKKKIAALVKVQLQAGAATPAPPVGTALGPHGVNIMDFCKAYNAQTESMRGNVIPVEITIYEDRSFTFITKTPPAAELIKKAAGLQKGSGVPHKEKVGKLTKDQVREIAQTKLPDLNANDIDAAMKIVEGTARSMGITTD is encoded by the coding sequence ATGCCTCCCAAGAAGAAGATCGCCGCACTGGTCAAGGTGCAGCTGCAGGCCGGCGCCGCGACGCCCGCCCCGCCGGTCGGTACCGCGCTCGGTCCCCACGGCGTCAACATCATGGACTTCTGCAAGGCCTACAACGCGCAGACCGAGTCCATGCGCGGCAACGTGATCCCGGTCGAGATCACCATCTACGAGGACCGGTCCTTCACCTTCATCACGAAGACCCCGCCGGCCGCGGAGCTGATCAAGAAGGCCGCCGGCCTCCAGAAGGGCTCCGGCGTCCCGCACAAGGAGAAGGTCGGCAAGCTGACCAAGGACCAGGTGCGCGAGATCGCCCAGACCAAGCTCCCCGACCTCAACGCGAACGACATCGACGCCGCGATGAAGATCGTCGAGGGCACCGCCCGCTCCATGGGCATCACCACCGACTGA
- the nusG gene encoding transcription termination/antitermination protein NusG gives MTAAATAPRDRRTPAQAIEHSNVMEQRVTEQYDSVETEETETSENPEVDPVEPVSHPEADEAVDGAVDDSAAQAVADAEADEAEVADEVEAEAEGEPEEDADDPLEAFRRELWAKPGDWFVVHTYSGMENRVKSNLENRIISLNMEDYIHEIVVPTEEVAEIKNGQRKMVKRTVLPGYVLVRMDLTDESWSAVRHTPSVTGFVGNSHQPVPLTMREVEDMLAPAVVARAEAEAVAAGTASPGSPTTAKKPVEVADFEVSDSVMVVDGPFATLHATITEINAEAQRVKALVEIFGRETPVELSFSQIQRV, from the coding sequence GTGACCGCCGCGGCCACGGCCCCCCGCGACCGGCGCACGCCGGCGCAGGCAATTGAGCACAGCAACGTGATGGAGCAGCGCGTGACGGAGCAGTACGACTCGGTCGAGACCGAGGAGACGGAGACGTCGGAGAACCCCGAGGTCGACCCGGTGGAGCCGGTGTCGCACCCGGAGGCCGACGAGGCCGTCGACGGTGCCGTCGACGACAGCGCCGCCCAGGCGGTCGCCGACGCCGAGGCCGACGAGGCGGAGGTCGCCGACGAGGTCGAGGCCGAGGCCGAGGGTGAGCCCGAGGAGGACGCCGACGACCCGCTCGAGGCCTTCCGCCGCGAGCTGTGGGCCAAGCCGGGCGACTGGTTCGTCGTGCACACCTACTCCGGCATGGAGAACCGGGTGAAGTCGAACCTGGAGAACCGCATCATCTCCCTCAACATGGAGGACTACATCCACGAGATCGTGGTCCCCACCGAGGAGGTCGCGGAGATCAAGAACGGCCAGCGCAAGATGGTCAAGCGCACCGTCCTGCCCGGCTACGTGCTCGTGCGCATGGACCTGACCGACGAGTCCTGGTCCGCGGTGCGCCACACGCCCTCGGTCACCGGCTTCGTCGGCAACTCCCACCAGCCGGTCCCGCTCACCATGCGTGAGGTCGAGGACATGCTGGCCCCCGCCGTCGTGGCCCGCGCCGAGGCCGAGGCCGTCGCCGCCGGCACCGCCTCGCCGGGCTCGCCGACCACCGCCAAGAAGCCCGTCGAGGTCGCCGACTTCGAGGTCTCCGACTCGGTCATGGTCGTCGACGGTCCGTTCGCGACGCTGCACGCCACGATCACCGAGATCAACGCCGAGGCCCAGCGGGTCAAGGCGCTCGTCGAGATCTTCGGCCGCGAGACGCCGGTCGAGCTCAGCTTCAGCCAGATCCAGCGGGTCTGA
- the secE gene encoding preprotein translocase subunit SecE: protein MSDSKPVRDGEKAERTNPVTFYRQVVAELRKVVWPTQEQLVTYFIVVMVFVLMMMAIISALDLGLGRLAFFVFTGQSDQ from the coding sequence GTGTCGGACAGCAAGCCGGTCCGCGACGGCGAGAAGGCCGAGCGCACGAACCCGGTGACGTTCTACCGACAGGTGGTCGCCGAGCTCCGCAAGGTCGTCTGGCCCACCCAGGAGCAGCTGGTCACGTACTTCATCGTGGTCATGGTCTTCGTCCTGATGATGATGGCGATCATCTCGGCCCTCGACCTCGGTCTGGGTCGCTTGGCGTTCTTCGTCTTCACCGGCCAGTCCGACCAGTGA
- a CDS encoding adenosine deaminase: MRDLHQLPKAHLHLHFTGSMRHETLLELAERDQVVLPDSLVEDWPPRLSAADEKGWFRFQRLYDVARSVLRTEDDVRRLVREAAEDDVADGGRWLEIQVDPSGYAARFGGATAFTDLVLDAVAQASRETGLGIGVLVAANRTRHPLDARTLARLAAQYAGRGVVGFGLSNDERRGTTADFAAAFRIAGRADLLLAPHGGELRGPEHARTCLDELHADRLGHGVRIAEDPALLERVAADGVTLEVCPVSNVALGVYSDLTSVPLPTLLEGGAQVALGADDPLLFGSRLAGQYATMRAAHDLDDATLAELARMSLRGSRAPSDVRERALADIEAWLAAPDRDR, encoded by the coding sequence TTGCGTGACCTGCACCAGCTGCCCAAGGCCCACCTGCACCTGCACTTCACCGGCTCGATGCGCCACGAGACGCTGCTCGAGCTGGCCGAGCGCGACCAGGTGGTCCTGCCCGACTCCCTCGTCGAGGACTGGCCGCCGCGCCTGAGCGCCGCCGACGAGAAGGGGTGGTTCCGCTTCCAGCGCCTCTACGACGTGGCGCGGTCGGTGCTGCGCACCGAGGACGACGTACGACGCCTGGTGCGCGAGGCCGCCGAGGACGACGTGGCCGACGGCGGGCGCTGGCTGGAGATCCAGGTCGACCCCAGCGGGTACGCCGCCCGCTTCGGCGGGGCGACCGCCTTCACCGACCTGGTGCTCGACGCGGTGGCCCAGGCCTCGCGGGAGACCGGGCTGGGCATCGGGGTGCTGGTCGCGGCCAACCGCACCCGGCACCCCCTCGACGCCCGCACCCTGGCCCGGCTCGCCGCGCAGTACGCCGGGCGCGGGGTGGTCGGCTTCGGGCTGTCCAACGACGAGCGGCGCGGCACCACCGCCGACTTCGCGGCCGCCTTCCGCATCGCGGGCCGCGCCGACCTGCTGCTGGCGCCGCACGGCGGCGAGCTGCGCGGGCCCGAGCACGCCCGCACCTGCCTCGACGAGCTGCACGCCGACCGGCTCGGGCACGGGGTGCGCATCGCCGAGGACCCCGCGCTGCTCGAGCGGGTCGCCGCCGACGGGGTGACCCTGGAGGTCTGCCCGGTCTCCAACGTCGCGCTCGGGGTCTACTCCGACCTGACGTCGGTGCCGCTGCCGACCCTGCTCGAGGGCGGCGCGCAGGTCGCGCTCGGCGCCGACGACCCGCTGCTCTTCGGCTCGCGCCTGGCCGGGCAGTACGCCACCATGCGCGCCGCGCACGACCTCGACGACGCGACCCTGGCCGAGCTCGCGCGGATGTCGCTGCGCGGCTCGCGCGCGCCCTCCGACGTGCGGGAGCGGGCCCTGGCCGACATCGAAGCCTGGCTGGCGGCCCCCGACCGCGACCGGTGA
- a CDS encoding UDP-N-acetylmuramate dehydrogenase, whose protein sequence is MADPAGQAGPRLAERTTLRLGGHARRWVRAETEQDLVAAVADADAAGEPVLLLGGGSNLVVADEGFAGTVVEVATRGVAPDVEAGGEEAACGGVLVEVAAGEDWDALVATAVERGWVGIEALSGIPGSVGATPVQNVGAYGQEVSQTIASVRTYDRRDRQVRTLANADCDFSYRHSRFKAEPGRHVVLSVTFQLATGTLGAPVRYGELSRVLGVEPGARAPLAAVREAVLGLRAGKGMVLDADDHDTWSAGSFFTNPVVDAALLPEGAPAWEQPDGRVKTSAAWLIEHAGFARGYGADVGTGRARLSSKHTLALTNRGAASTDDLLLLARHVRDGVHQRFGIRLVNEPVLLGCDLDGA, encoded by the coding sequence ATGGCTGACCCGGCCGGCCAGGCCGGCCCCAGGCTGGCCGAGCGCACCACGCTGCGCCTGGGTGGCCACGCGCGCCGGTGGGTGCGCGCCGAGACCGAGCAGGACCTGGTGGCCGCCGTGGCCGACGCCGACGCGGCCGGCGAGCCGGTGCTCCTCCTGGGCGGCGGCAGCAACCTCGTCGTCGCCGACGAGGGCTTCGCCGGCACCGTGGTGGAGGTGGCCACCCGCGGGGTGGCCCCCGACGTCGAGGCCGGCGGCGAGGAGGCCGCCTGCGGCGGCGTCCTGGTCGAGGTCGCGGCGGGGGAGGACTGGGACGCGCTCGTGGCCACCGCCGTCGAGCGCGGCTGGGTCGGGATCGAGGCCCTGTCGGGCATCCCCGGCAGCGTCGGCGCCACCCCGGTGCAGAACGTCGGCGCCTACGGCCAGGAGGTGTCCCAGACGATCGCGTCGGTGCGCACCTACGACCGCCGGGACCGGCAGGTCCGCACCCTGGCCAACGCCGACTGCGACTTCTCCTACCGGCACTCCCGCTTCAAGGCCGAGCCCGGGCGCCACGTGGTGCTCTCGGTGACCTTCCAGCTCGCGACCGGCACCCTCGGCGCCCCGGTGCGCTACGGCGAGCTGTCCCGCGTGCTCGGGGTCGAGCCCGGCGCCCGCGCGCCGCTCGCCGCGGTGCGCGAGGCGGTGCTGGGCCTGCGGGCCGGCAAGGGGATGGTGCTCGACGCCGACGACCACGACACCTGGAGCGCGGGCTCGTTCTTCACCAACCCCGTCGTCGACGCCGCCCTGCTGCCCGAGGGTGCGCCCGCCTGGGAGCAGCCCGACGGGCGCGTCAAGACCAGCGCGGCCTGGCTGATCGAGCACGCCGGCTTCGCCCGCGGCTACGGCGCCGACGTCGGCACCGGCCGGGCGCGGCTCTCGTCCAAGCACACCCTGGCGCTGACCAACCGCGGCGCGGCCTCGACCGACGACCTGCTGCTGCTGGCACGCCACGTCCGCGACGGCGTGCACCAGCGCTTCGGCATCCGGCTGGTCAACGAGCCGGTGCTGCTGGGCTGCGACCTCGACGGGGCCTGA
- a CDS encoding MaoC/PaaZ C-terminal domain-containing protein produces MSSLEPGAVLAPQEYVVTRADLVRYAGASGDFNPIHWSERVATQVGLPGVIAHGMYTMALAARAVAEWTGGAPVLEIGCKFTSPVVVPDDDTGVVVVVGATVKSVEEGRATLALEVTCAGQKVLGMPRAVVGVDG; encoded by the coding sequence ATGAGCAGCCTCGAGCCCGGCGCCGTCCTGGCGCCGCAGGAGTACGTCGTCACCCGCGCCGACCTGGTCCGCTACGCCGGCGCGAGCGGCGACTTCAACCCGATCCACTGGTCGGAGCGGGTGGCCACCCAGGTCGGCCTGCCCGGCGTCATCGCCCACGGCATGTACACGATGGCGCTCGCCGCGCGGGCCGTCGCCGAGTGGACCGGGGGTGCCCCGGTGCTCGAGATCGGCTGCAAGTTCACCAGCCCGGTCGTCGTGCCCGACGACGACACCGGTGTCGTCGTCGTGGTCGGCGCGACCGTCAAGTCGGTCGAGGAGGGCCGCGCCACGCTCGCCCTCGAGGTCACCTGCGCGGGCCAGAAGGTGCTCGGCATGCCCCGCGCCGTGGTGGGCGTCGATGGCTGA
- a CDS encoding FAS1-like dehydratase domain-containing protein: MALDPSIVGRTFPPTRPYAVTEERLRTFAAATGTTWESGPAPATFPIVLAFEAMNTFLEAEQVELRRIVHGEQRFAYERPVVAGDVLTASLTVASLRQIGGNDIIGTRSEVHDESGALVCTAGATLVHRAEEQA; the protein is encoded by the coding sequence ATGGCGCTGGACCCCTCGATCGTCGGCCGCACGTTCCCACCTACCCGGCCGTACGCCGTGACCGAGGAGCGGCTGCGCACCTTCGCGGCCGCCACCGGGACGACCTGGGAGTCCGGCCCCGCGCCGGCGACCTTCCCCATCGTGCTGGCCTTCGAGGCGATGAACACCTTCCTCGAGGCCGAGCAGGTCGAGCTGCGCCGCATCGTGCACGGTGAGCAGCGCTTCGCCTACGAGCGCCCGGTCGTGGCCGGCGACGTGCTGACCGCGAGCCTGACCGTGGCCTCGCTGCGCCAGATCGGCGGCAACGACATCATCGGCACCCGCAGCGAGGTCCACGACGAGAGCGGCGCGCTGGTCTGCACCGCCGGCGCCACCCTGGTGCACCGGGCGGAGGAGCAGGCATGA
- the rpmG gene encoding 50S ribosomal protein L33, which produces MASKSSDVRPKITLACTECKERNYITKKNRRNDPDRLDLAKFCPRCRQHTTHRETR; this is translated from the coding sequence GTGGCCTCCAAGAGCTCCGACGTTCGCCCCAAGATCACTCTCGCCTGCACGGAGTGCAAGGAGCGCAACTACATCACCAAGAAGAACCGCCGCAACGACCCCGACCGTCTGGACCTGGCGAAGTTCTGCCCCCGGTGCCGTCAGCACACCACGCACCGCGAGACCCGCTGA
- a CDS encoding amidase, which translates to MPAPETPSRVHAVTDDALGHLDAVGVVEAIASGAVGATEVVEAAIARTEAVDPVLGAVAWRAWERARAEAAAPRGGFFSGVPTFVKDNVDVAGMPTLHGTDAFVGRPAARDGDLTRMYLATGLVALGKTRLSELGMNAAAEHPRLGPVRNPWGTGHTAGASSAGSAALVAAGAVPIAHANDGGGSIRIPASVTGLVGLKPTRGRLAQDALLRRMPVRIVSDGVLTRSVRDTAAFLREAEKVYRDLSLPPVCDITRPGRQRLRIGFTTSGAGRSASLEVVEQTLRTAALLEELGHHVEEVAAPAPASFPDDFLLYWGSLAAASVVGGRSQHGRTFDRTRLDELTHGLADHVRRHLPRLPGAVARLRRTAGVSARFHERHDVLLSPTLATATPPVGHLAPGLGYGCVIERLQEWVAFTPWQNATGDPAVSLPLARTADDLPLGMMLSAGHGREALLLELSLELEQARPFTHLGRSEPV; encoded by the coding sequence ATGCCGGCTCCCGAGACCCCTTCGCGCGTGCACGCCGTCACCGACGACGCCCTGGGCCACCTCGACGCGGTGGGCGTCGTGGAGGCGATCGCGTCCGGCGCCGTCGGTGCGACCGAGGTGGTGGAGGCCGCCATCGCCCGGACCGAGGCCGTCGACCCCGTGCTGGGGGCCGTGGCCTGGCGGGCCTGGGAGCGGGCCCGGGCCGAGGCGGCGGCGCCGCGGGGCGGCTTCTTCTCCGGGGTGCCGACCTTCGTCAAGGACAACGTCGACGTGGCGGGGATGCCGACCCTGCACGGCACGGACGCGTTCGTGGGCCGCCCGGCCGCCCGCGACGGCGACCTGACGCGCATGTACCTGGCCACCGGCCTGGTCGCCCTCGGCAAGACCCGCCTCTCCGAGCTGGGCATGAACGCGGCCGCCGAGCACCCGCGCCTGGGCCCGGTGCGCAACCCGTGGGGCACCGGGCACACCGCCGGGGCGTCGTCGGCGGGCTCGGCTGCGCTGGTGGCGGCCGGGGCGGTGCCGATCGCGCACGCCAACGACGGCGGCGGCTCGATCCGCATCCCGGCCTCGGTCACCGGGCTGGTCGGCCTCAAGCCCACCCGCGGCCGCCTGGCCCAGGACGCGCTGCTGCGCCGGATGCCGGTGCGCATCGTCAGCGACGGCGTGCTGACCCGCTCGGTGCGCGACACCGCGGCGTTCCTGCGCGAGGCCGAGAAGGTCTACCGCGACCTGTCGCTGCCGCCGGTGTGCGACATCACCCGCCCCGGCCGCCAGCGGCTGCGCATCGGGTTCACCACCTCGGGGGCCGGGCGCAGCGCCAGCCTCGAGGTGGTCGAGCAGACGCTGCGCACGGCGGCGCTGCTCGAGGAGCTGGGCCACCACGTCGAGGAGGTCGCCGCCCCGGCGCCGGCGTCGTTCCCCGACGACTTCCTGCTCTACTGGGGCTCGCTGGCCGCCGCCTCGGTCGTCGGCGGGCGCAGCCAGCACGGGCGCACCTTCGACCGCACCCGCCTCGACGAGCTCACCCACGGCCTGGCCGACCACGTACGCCGCCACCTTCCGCGGCTGCCCGGCGCGGTGGCCCGGCTGCGGCGCACGGCCGGGGTCTCGGCGCGCTTCCACGAGCGCCACGACGTGCTGCTGAGCCCGACCCTGGCCACCGCGACGCCCCCGGTGGGCCACCTGGCCCCCGGCCTGGGCTACGGCTGCGTCATCGAGCGGCTCCAGGAGTGGGTGGCCTTCACGCCGTGGCAGAACGCGACCGGTGACCCGGCGGTCTCGCTGCCCCTGGCGCGCACCGCGGACGACCTCCCGCTGGGCATGATGCTCAGCGCCGGGCACGGGCGCGAGGCGCTCCTGCTCGAGCTGTCCCTCGAGCTGGAGCAGGCCCGCCCGTTCACGCATCTGGGCAGGTCAGAGCCGGTGTGA
- a CDS encoding LrgB family protein codes for MSALLDQPLLWLVVTLGAYRLGLWLRDRTGAHPLAQPVLVAIVLVATLVVLTDVDYASYADDTALITFVLGPATVALAVPLHRQLARLRGFVLPLLTAVTAGAVVSVTAAVGLVRLLGGDELLARSMAPKATTTPVAIAVSDTLGGLPPLTAAVTITAGILGAVAGPSVLSLLRIHDHRARGLAVGSASHGIGTGRMIVDHPVEGAFSGLAMGLTALATSLVAPLLVALML; via the coding sequence GTGAGCGCCCTGCTCGACCAGCCCCTGCTGTGGCTGGTCGTCACCCTCGGCGCCTACCGGCTCGGCCTCTGGCTGCGCGACCGCACGGGGGCCCACCCGCTGGCCCAGCCCGTGCTGGTGGCGATCGTGCTGGTCGCGACCCTGGTCGTGCTCACCGACGTCGACTACGCGTCGTACGCCGACGACACGGCGCTGATCACCTTCGTCCTCGGCCCCGCCACCGTGGCGCTCGCCGTGCCGCTGCACCGCCAGCTGGCCCGGCTGCGCGGCTTCGTGCTGCCGCTGCTGACGGCGGTGACGGCCGGTGCCGTGGTCTCGGTGACCGCTGCGGTCGGGCTGGTGCGGCTGCTGGGCGGCGACGAGCTGCTCGCGCGCAGCATGGCGCCCAAGGCCACCACGACCCCGGTCGCCATCGCCGTGTCCGACACCCTCGGCGGCCTGCCGCCGCTGACCGCCGCGGTGACGATCACGGCCGGCATCCTCGGCGCGGTGGCCGGTCCGTCCGTGCTGAGCCTGCTGCGGATCCACGACCACCGCGCCCGCGGCCTCGCGGTCGGCTCGGCCTCGCACGGCATCGGCACCGGCCGGATGATCGTCGACCACCCGGTCGAGGGCGCCTTCTCGGGCCTGGCGATGGGGCTGACCGCGCTGGCCACGAGCCTGGTGGCGCCGCTCCTCGTCGCGCTGATGCTCTGA
- a CDS encoding CidA/LrgA family protein, whose amino-acid sequence MLTGLLWLLGCQLVGQLVVDATGVPVPGPVIGMVLLLVVLVVRDPPGDSPVHRTADAVLPHLQLLFVPAGVGIVAYAGVLRDDLVAVLVALVGSWFLGLAVVGLLADRLGRRTRVVDAPDPGRGP is encoded by the coding sequence GTGCTGACCGGACTGCTCTGGCTCCTGGGCTGCCAGCTCGTCGGCCAGCTGGTCGTCGACGCGACCGGCGTGCCGGTGCCCGGCCCGGTGATCGGCATGGTGCTGCTGCTGGTCGTGCTGGTCGTGCGCGACCCGCCCGGCGACAGCCCCGTGCACCGCACGGCCGACGCGGTGCTGCCGCACCTGCAGCTGCTGTTCGTGCCCGCCGGCGTCGGCATCGTGGCGTACGCCGGTGTGCTGCGCGACGACCTCGTGGCCGTGCTGGTGGCGCTGGTCGGGTCGTGGTTCCTGGGCCTGGCGGTGGTCGGGCTGCTCGCCGACCGCCTGGGCCGGCGCACCCGCGTCGTCGACGCCCCCGACCCGGGGCGCGGCCCGTGA
- a CDS encoding DNA-3-methyladenine glycosylase I, whose translation MSAGVGPVVGADDGVPRCPWAGAAPSTMRDYHDAEWGRPVHGESAHLERLTLEAFQSGLSWATILAKRPAFREVFAGFDAERVASYDDRDVERLMADARIVRNRRKIEAARVNAAATVALRADGGLEALVRSHAPAAPPAPATTAEQQTTSAESLALSKELKRRGFVFVGPTTMFALMEAIGVFDPHLVGCHRRGR comes from the coding sequence GTGAGCGCAGGCGTCGGGCCCGTCGTGGGCGCCGACGACGGCGTGCCGCGCTGCCCGTGGGCGGGCGCCGCGCCCAGCACCATGCGCGACTACCACGACGCCGAGTGGGGCCGGCCCGTGCACGGCGAGAGCGCCCACCTCGAGCGGTTGACGCTCGAGGCGTTCCAGTCGGGCCTGTCGTGGGCGACGATCCTGGCCAAGCGGCCCGCCTTCCGCGAGGTGTTCGCCGGCTTCGACGCCGAGCGGGTCGCGTCGTACGACGACCGCGACGTCGAGCGGCTGATGGCCGACGCGCGCATCGTGCGCAACCGGCGCAAGATCGAGGCGGCGCGGGTCAACGCCGCGGCCACCGTGGCGCTGCGCGCCGACGGGGGTCTGGAGGCCCTGGTGCGGTCGCACGCCCCCGCGGCCCCGCCGGCCCCGGCCACGACCGCCGAGCAGCAGACCACCTCGGCCGAGTCGCTCGCGCTGAGCAAGGAGCTCAAGCGCCGCGGCTTCGTCTTCGTCGGCCCGACCACGATGTTCGCGCTGATGGAGGCGATCGGGGTCTTCGACCCCCACCTGGTCGGCTGCCACCGCCGGGGCCGGTGA